GGTCGTGCCGTGACCGCGGCCCAGACCTCCTACCAGGGCCTGACCACTACCCCGGTCCTCGTGGCCAGGGGGACGGGGCAGACCGCGGTGACCTGGGTGGACATGGCCCTCTTGGTCAGGGTGGATTACGATACCGTCCCTCCCGGCACCTACGAGCTCCGCTTCCGCTACACCCTCACCCTCCCCTGAGTTGGGCCTTTCTCTGCGGGTATACTTCCCACCGTGGCGATGCGGGCGTGTCTTTTCGTGGGACTGGCCCTAGTATGGCTCGGGCCGGCCTTGGCCTTGGAGGTGAACCTCCTCGAGGTGGACCTGGCGGTGGCTCCGGGGCAGGTCCATACGTTCACGTTCATCGCCCGCAACGAGACGGACACTCCAGAGCAGTTCACCATTTACCTCGGGGACTGGGATCGGGATGTCGATGGAACGAACCGGTTCTACCCCCCGGGGACGCTGCCGCGTTCGCTGGCGTCGTGGCTTTCCGTGGCCCCGACGTCGTTCATGCTCGGCCCAGGCGAGACCCGGGAGGTCGTGGGGACGCTCAGCGTGCCCGGATCAGGGGTGATGGGGGGCACCTATTGGGGGATCATCTTCGTGCAGGGGGAGCCCCGCCCGGTGCAACACCAGGGGACCACGGTGCTGGTCACCAAGCGCATCGGGATCAAGGTCTACGCCTCCGTGCCCCCTGGCGAGCGCGCAGGCGAGGTGCGCGCCCTCGAGGTGCGGGGACTGAACCCGCTTTGGCTCTGTCTTAGGTTCGCCAACATCGGTACCCTCAACCTGCGCGAGGTCACGGTCGAGGCCGAGGTCTACGACGCCAAGGGGAATCGGGTGGTGGGGGCGAACCTGAGCCCGTTCCCGTGCCTGCCCGGCGCCGAGCGGTGGGTAGCGGTGAGCACCGACTTCCGCCCTGCCCCTGGGGTGTACCACGTGTTGGTCAAAGTGGACATCGGAGGCGATCCCCTGTTGGCCGGCCAAGTCCCCCTGCGGGTGCGCCCCCTGGCGTTGGTCCCCCTCGCGGGCACCGGGCCCGTGCCTCAGGACCTCGACGGGGACGGCTTCTACGAGGACGCAAACGGGGACGGGGTGTTCGACGGCCAAGACGTGGCGTTGTTCCAGGAGAGCTGGCGAAGCGCGGGCGTTCAGGCCAACGGGCGGGCGTTTGACTTCAACAACGACGGTGTGGTGGACGAGGCGGACGCGGCGGCGCTCGCGGAACTTCTGAAGGCCCGAACGCCGTAGCTACCAAGGTTCCCGTTCTTCCCATTCGGCCGAAACCCCTTTCCTTCCCTCGGTCCCCCGGAGCGGTTAGGTTCGTGACACGATGAGGTTTTCTCCGTGTCGCCTGGGGGCACCGGGCGGGCTTAGGCCGGTCCGGGCCGTTCTCGTTGCCCTCGTCCTCTTCGGCGCAGGCGCCGCCGCGCAGGGGGTGACGGTGTCCGCCGTGTCGCCGCCCAAGATGGCCCGGCCCGGGGACTTCGTGACCCACGTGTTCTCGCTTGAGAACCGAACCGCGGGTTCCATCGCCGTGGCGCTCGCGGTCGAGCTGCCCGTGGGCTGGAGCTCGCTTGGGGTGCCGGCGCTGATTACGGTTGGCGTTGGCGAAGAGGAGGTGGTGTTCCTCACCGTGGCCGTCCTCCGAGCCGCCCAGGCCGGAACGTACCCGGTGCGGCTGCGGGCGCGGTGGGACGGCGGTGAGGCGGTGGGCGAGGCCCAGGTCCAAGTGGAGCAGGTGGCGGCGATCGAGGCCGTTCCTGCCCCGAGCGGCGAAGCCCATCCCGGTCGATCCGTGACCTACGAACTCGAGGTGGTCAACCGCGGGAACGTCCTGGACCGGTTCGTGATCGAGGCCACATCCTCCCACGGCTGGGCCGTCCAAGTGGAGCCGCGGGAGCTTTCGCTGGTCCCTGGGGAGCGTGGGGCAAGCCGGATCACGATGTCCGTCCCGGCGAACGCGGAGCCCGGCCGGGACGTGCTCTCGGTCCTCGTGCGGTCCACCGCCGCCCCCGGGGTGGAGGCGCGCACGGCCTGGTTCACCACGGTTCTCCCTCCTGTTCCGGAGCAGGTGGTGGGCACGCACCTTGCCGAGATCGAGATGTGGGCCGGTGGGCGGCTCGGGTGGGACCCGTTCTCCGATCAGCGGAGTTCGGTCTTGACCCTGTTCGGGATAGGGACGGTCCTGGACGGCTCGCTCGTGCTCTCCGCCCAGTGGACCGGGCCGTGGGCGGATCGCCCGTACACGCTGACCGGGTTTTCCTTCGTATACGACCGCGGACCGGTCCGGGCCGAAGCGGGACGGGCAAGCGCGCCCCTGACCCCGCTCCTGCTTCCGGTGGCAGTGCAGGGGATGGCGGTGTGGGCGGAGTGGGCGCCGTTCTCGGTTGTGTTTGCCTCCGGGTGGGCGGGCGATGAGGGGATGGCTGGCGGCAGCGCCGCCTGGGCCACCGACGGGTGGACGGCGGAGCTCGCCTACCGGGAGGAGCGCGGCGGGACGGCGCATGTCCGGGGGGGCACCTTGGGGGGCGATTGGCGCCTGGCAGAGGGGCTGACGATCCGCGGGGAGGCGGGACTCGCTCAGGCCGGGCCGTACGCGGATGGAGCGCTGCTGGTCAGCGTTACTGCGAAATCGGGCCGGATGCTGTTCTTCCAGGGGGACGCGTACACGGTCGGTCCCCACTTCCCGAGCAACCGGGCTGATGAGGAGGGGATCGCCCTCTCCGGCCGGATGAGCGCCACTGGGGTTGCGTTCCGGTTCTCGTCGCGCTGGCTCAGGAACAACACGTGGCGAAGCCCCGCGCTTCCCACGGTGGTCCGGTCCGACCTCACCGCCGGCTTCGAATGGGCTCCAGCGGACTGGCCGCTTGGGTTTTCGTCGGCCGTGTCCGCCCAGCGGGCGCGGGAGGAAGCGCCAGTCCCCGCTACCGATGGCCGCGTGCGGGCGCTGGAGGTGGCGTTGTCCGGGGGCGGGCCAGCCCTCACGCTACGGCTGGGCGGGTGGTGGCGGGTGGACGAGGACCTTGTTGCTGGCACCGCCTACGTCACCGAGGCGTACAGCCAGCGCGTGTCCCTCACCCAAGCCGGGGTCGCTGCCACCCTGACCCTGGAGCAGCGGGCCGTGCGCGACCGCGACGGGACGCTCCTTTCCTCCTCTGCCCAGGGCGGCTTGACCGTACATACCACCACCCACCGCCTGAGGTTCGATTGGAAGCACGACGTGGACGGAGGCGCGGCCGGGCTCGAGCTCCTGTTCGCCGTGTCCCCGGCGTTCTCCGCGATCGCCAGGGCGCACGCGGCGTGGGATGCGGCGGGGGGTATCGTGCTCGCCGAGTTCTCCGCCGGCTTCGACTACCGGTTCACCTGGGCTGTCCCGTTCCTCCCGGTCCGGGGATGGCTGGAGGGCGAGGTGTTCATCGACATGAACGGGAACGGCGTCCGCGATCCCGACGAGGAAGGGGTGGCCGGGGCGGTGCTGACCGCCGACCAGAAGAAGGTCTCCACCGGGGATGACGGGCGGTTCCTGTTCCCGCCGCTTGCGCCAGGCACCTACACGCTGACCGCGGAGCGCTTGCCATCCGGCATCCGGCAGAAAGATGAACTCCCGATCACGGTGGAAGTGGCGGTGGGCGGGCGGAGCCGCGTGCCCATTCCCTGCGAGCGGCTCGGGGAGATCCGCGGTGTGGCGTTCGATGACCGTGATCGCAGCGGGACCCGCGACGGCACTGAGCCTGGGCTAAAGGGCATCGTCGTCATCCTTGTCCGGGGAGACACGGAGTGGGCCCGGGCCACCTTCACCGATTCCTCAGGCCGGTTCGCGTTCCCCGGCCTTCCTGCCGGGCGGTACATGGTGCAGGTGGAGACGGGATCGCTGCCCGAACGGTACGAGCTCACGACCCCTGGGGAAATCCCGGTGGGCCTCGCCTCCGGTGAGGTGGCGGACGTCACGTTCGGGGTCTGGCAGCGGCCGCGGCAGGTGGTGATCACGTACCAGCCACCGCTGGCCGACTTCACCTGGAAGCCGGCGGTGCCGGTGGCCGGGCAGCCTGTGCGGTTTGACGCGTCCGGCTCACTGGACATGGACGGCGAGATCGTGGCCTACGCATGGGACTTCACCGGGGACGGCACCGCCGACGCCACCGGCCCGACCGCAGAGTGGACGTTCGCCGAGCCCGGGTTGTACCTGGTGGTCCTCACCGTGACCGATGACGCCGGGTTGCAGGACCGTCTGGAGCTCCCAGTGCACGTCGCCCCTGCGCCCTGAACGCCGGCACGGCGGCGTCAACCCATAGGCCTTGGCGGCGATGTCGGCCCTTCCGGGCCATCCCAGCCGAACCGGGTGAGGTTGGTCCGCCCGTGGACATCGAAGGCCACGCCCTCCTGCTCCAGGAGCTCCTGCTGCTCGTTCCCGATGCTCACCTTGCCCTTGGCATTGATGACCCGCTGCCAGGGGACCGGGGGGTCCACCGGGTGGACCTCCAGCGCGGCCAGGGCCCAGCCCACGATCCGGGCGTCGCACGGCGGGCCCACGAGGCGAGCCACCTGGCCGTAAGTGGCCACCTTTCCCAGCGGGATCTGCCGCACCACTCGGTAGATGCGCTCGTACAGGGTGCTCATCGTGCTCCTCCCTCAGTCCGTCGGTCGGACGGAGCACTCCACGGTCCAGCCCCGCTTCGGGGCCTCGGCCAGGAACCGGTCTCCGGAGAGCGCCTTCTCGATGGGGATCGCCCCCGCGGGCAGCTCGCCGCGCACCGCCTGGGCGAGGACGATCGCCGCGTGCCAGCCGGTGAGCCGCTCCATGGCCCGGAACCCGGTGGCCGGATCGTAATGGTCCACAACCTGCACGCGCGCCTGGGCCGGGCGGCCGCCCTTGCGCCCGTCGGCCCGCACGTGGATCACGCACACGTCCCGCACGTCAGGGTCGAACAGGACCTGGTCCAAGAGGGCCAACAGCACCTCCCGCGGGATGATCGCGCTCTGGCCCACCGGGAGGGGTTCCTGGGAGAACAGCCCAAGGTCGCGCAGGGCGCGGAACAGGAGGCAATGGCCGGGGTAGCGGAGGGTCTTGTTCTCCAGGGTCCGCAGTCGGCCGGCGAACGTCCACGGCATGGTGGACAGGCCCCCGGAGGTGACGAACGCCTCCAGGCGCCCCAAAGGGGGTAGATCCAGCTCCTCCAGTTCAGACAGGGCCGGCACCGGGGTGACGGCGCCGTCCCGCAGAAAGTAGGCGTCGCCGTCGTACTCGTTGATCAGGCCGCCAGCGCTGAACAGGAGGGCATACCCCCACGGGGGCTTTGGGTCCTCAGGGAGCCCGCCGTCGTAGATCCGCACCTCCTCAGCCGTGTCCAAGAGGGACATCGCGGCCAGGGCCAGGGTGATGTTCATCCCCGGGCCCATGCCGCAGTCGGGAACCACGGTGATCCCGGCCCGCTCCGCGTGGGGGCCGAGGAGGAGCTCTTGGCGCACGATCCCGGTATGCCCGCCCAAGTCCACCATGTGCACCCGGGCAGCGATGGCGGCCTCGGTCAGCGCCAGGTTGAACCGGTACGGCACAGCGGACAGGAGACCATCCACCTCCGCCAGCACCGGTGCCAACGCGGTGGGCTGGGCCACGTCCCCGACCAGCGCCTGCGCCACTTCCTGCCCCGCAAGCGCGTTGACGCGCGCCGCCCCGGCTTGGGCGGCCCGGAGGTCCCGGTCGACCAGCGTCACCCGTTCTGCGTCCCCGTGTCGGGCCAGGTCGTAGGCCGCAGCCACCCCTTGCCTTCCCGCACCGGCCACCGCGTACCGATATCCCACCACGGTCCTCCTCAAATGGAGGGTAGCGGGCGTGGGCGGCGCCTGCCAAGTTGGGACCGGGAATGATCACGGGTCCCTGACACTAGCTCGTCGGCTCGCCCTGGGCCTCAGGCTCGATGAGGGCGTTCATCCCCCCGCAGCCGCCCTGGCTTATCGCCACCTCGCATAGCCCGCGGTAGCAGGAGCCGTGGGCGGTGAGGCCATAGGCGGCCGGGGAGATCCCGCGTTCCTGGAGCGCTCGGGCCACGTAGTAGTCCGGGCGCACGAACTTCAGCCACTGGAGCACCGCTGCACGTACCTCCGTGGCGGCGAATCCCTTGTTGTGGACGAGGTAGGCGGCCAGGCCCTTGCCGCTGCGGACCAAGTTGCACCCCCGCCCTCCCTTCTCGCAGCAGCAGCAGCGGGCCATGGTGTTGTCGTCGCAGCACGGGGCGACGAGCTGGCTCAGGGCGTCCTCGAACACCTGTCGTTCCGCCGGGGTCAGGGTGACCGTGTAGAACCAGTCGAGAAACTGGGGCAGGTTCGCCCATGCCAGGGGGATCCCGTAGCTCGTGTCCGTGCCGGGGGTGGGGATGACCTCCGCGTGGATGCGTTGCAGGACCTCGATATCCTCCTCCGCGGCGTAGGTGAACATCACCGGCCACGTCAGGAGAAGGGCCAACACCGTCCCCATCAGGGCCCAGTGCCACCGCGTTTCCCAAGCCACTTCCTGAACCATAGATGCCTCCATTCGTACACGAAGAGGTGGCCAAGGATGACCGGGCGTTATGGAGGGATGGTGCAGGGGGCGTGGAGGCGCGGCGCAGGAGAAGACGTGGAGTACTTGCCCCAGGCCGGGCTTCAGGCGTCCTTGTCCTCTCCGGCCGGTTCCACGTGGACGGCCACGGAAACCTCCCCACTCAGGGCGCCGCGCACGGCCTGCTCCACCTGGGACGCGATGGCATGGGAATCCTGCACGGAGATGGTGGGGTCGACCTCGATGTGTACGTCCACGAACACCCCCCGGCCTACGGAGCGGGTCCGCAGCTTGTGCCAGCTCTTTACGCCATCCACGCCCGTGATCGCCCGGGCCACCTTGCCTTGCTCGGCCTCGCTCAGGGCACCCTCGGTGAGCTCGTAGACGGCCTTGCGCAGGATCCCCACCGCTGCCCACCCGATCAGGACGGCCACGGCGATCGTCGCGGCCTGGTCCCCCTGAGCGAACCCGAGGGCCGCGACCCCCCCTCCACACAGCACCGCTACCGAGGAGAGCGCATCGCTGCGGTGGTGCCAAGCGTTGGCCTCCAAGGCCGAGCTGCGCAGTCGGCGGGCGACCCGACGCGTAGCCCGGAACAACCACTCCTTGGAGAGCACAGACATCGCGGCGACCCCAGCGATGGCCGGGCCGGGGGCGGACATTCCCCCGCGCAACAACGCCGCCACCGCCTCCCAGGCGAGCCACCCGCCCGCGGCGACCAGGGCCAGGGCCACAAGCGTCGTGGCCAGGGTCTCGAACTTCCCGTGCCCATAGGCGTGGGAGCGGTCGGCCGGCCGCCGGGCCAGGCGCAATCCCCCGATGACCACGAGGTCGGTAGCCATGTCGGAAAGCGAGTGGACCCCGTCGGCAACCAGGGCCATCGACCCGCTGAGAAAGCCCACCCCGAACTTGAGGCCGGTCAGGACGAGGTTGATCCCGACCCCGATCAG
The DNA window shown above is from Candidatus Acetothermia bacterium and carries:
- a CDS encoding dockerin type I domain-containing protein, whose protein sequence is MRACLFVGLALVWLGPALALEVNLLEVDLAVAPGQVHTFTFIARNETDTPEQFTIYLGDWDRDVDGTNRFYPPGTLPRSLASWLSVAPTSFMLGPGETREVVGTLSVPGSGVMGGTYWGIIFVQGEPRPVQHQGTTVLVTKRIGIKVYASVPPGERAGEVRALEVRGLNPLWLCLRFANIGTLNLREVTVEAEVYDAKGNRVVGANLSPFPCLPGAERWVAVSTDFRPAPGVYHVLVKVDIGGDPLLAGQVPLRVRPLALVPLAGTGPVPQDLDGDGFYEDANGDGVFDGQDVALFQESWRSAGVQANGRAFDFNNDGVVDEADAAALAELLKARTP
- a CDS encoding saccharopine dehydrogenase NADP-binding domain-containing protein yields the protein MGYRYAVAGAGRQGVAAAYDLARHGDAERVTLVDRDLRAAQAGAARVNALAGQEVAQALVGDVAQPTALAPVLAEVDGLLSAVPYRFNLALTEAAIAARVHMVDLGGHTGIVRQELLLGPHAERAGITVVPDCGMGPGMNITLALAAMSLLDTAEEVRIYDGGLPEDPKPPWGYALLFSAGGLINEYDGDAYFLRDGAVTPVPALSELEELDLPPLGRLEAFVTSGGLSTMPWTFAGRLRTLENKTLRYPGHCLLFRALRDLGLFSQEPLPVGQSAIIPREVLLALLDQVLFDPDVRDVCVIHVRADGRKGGRPAQARVQVVDHYDPATGFRAMERLTGWHAAIVLAQAVRGELPAGAIPIEKALSGDRFLAEAPKRGWTVECSVRPTD
- a CDS encoding MGMT family protein, producing MSTLYERIYRVVRQIPLGKVATYGQVARLVGPPCDARIVGWALAALEVHPVDPPVPWQRVINAKGKVSIGNEQQELLEQEGVAFDVHGRTNLTRFGWDGPEGPTSPPRPMG
- a CDS encoding PKD domain-containing protein, which encodes MRFSPCRLGAPGGLRPVRAVLVALVLFGAGAAAQGVTVSAVSPPKMARPGDFVTHVFSLENRTAGSIAVALAVELPVGWSSLGVPALITVGVGEEEVVFLTVAVLRAAQAGTYPVRLRARWDGGEAVGEAQVQVEQVAAIEAVPAPSGEAHPGRSVTYELEVVNRGNVLDRFVIEATSSHGWAVQVEPRELSLVPGERGASRITMSVPANAEPGRDVLSVLVRSTAAPGVEARTAWFTTVLPPVPEQVVGTHLAEIEMWAGGRLGWDPFSDQRSSVLTLFGIGTVLDGSLVLSAQWTGPWADRPYTLTGFSFVYDRGPVRAEAGRASAPLTPLLLPVAVQGMAVWAEWAPFSVVFASGWAGDEGMAGGSAAWATDGWTAELAYREERGGTAHVRGGTLGGDWRLAEGLTIRGEAGLAQAGPYADGALLVSVTAKSGRMLFFQGDAYTVGPHFPSNRADEEGIALSGRMSATGVAFRFSSRWLRNNTWRSPALPTVVRSDLTAGFEWAPADWPLGFSSAVSAQRAREEAPVPATDGRVRALEVALSGGGPALTLRLGGWWRVDEDLVAGTAYVTEAYSQRVSLTQAGVAATLTLEQRAVRDRDGTLLSSSAQGGLTVHTTTHRLRFDWKHDVDGGAAGLELLFAVSPAFSAIARAHAAWDAAGGIVLAEFSAGFDYRFTWAVPFLPVRGWLEGEVFIDMNGNGVRDPDEEGVAGAVLTADQKKVSTGDDGRFLFPPLAPGTYTLTAERLPSGIRQKDELPITVEVAVGGRSRVPIPCERLGEIRGVAFDDRDRSGTRDGTEPGLKGIVVILVRGDTEWARATFTDSSGRFAFPGLPAGRYMVQVETGSLPERYELTTPGEIPVGLASGEVADVTFGVWQRPRQVVITYQPPLADFTWKPAVPVAGQPVRFDASGSLDMDGEIVAYAWDFTGDGTADATGPTAEWTFAEPGLYLVVLTVTDDAGLQDRLELPVHVAPAP
- a CDS encoding cation diffusion facilitator family transporter — translated: MAGWRDEGLRITLIGVGINLVLTGLKFGVGFLSGSMALVADGVHSLSDMATDLVVIGGLRLARRPADRSHAYGHGKFETLATTLVALALVAAGGWLAWEAVAALLRGGMSAPGPAIAGVAAMSVLSKEWLFRATRRVARRLRSSALEANAWHHRSDALSSVAVLCGGGVAALGFAQGDQAATIAVAVLIGWAAVGILRKAVYELTEGALSEAEQGKVARAITGVDGVKSWHKLRTRSVGRGVFVDVHIEVDPTISVQDSHAIASQVEQAVRGALSGEVSVAVHVEPAGEDKDA